The Verrucomicrobiota bacterium sequence ATGCGCTAAGTCATCCTCAATCGCCTCAATCATTTCAGGGGTTTTCATTGAAGTGAGCAGATGGTTAAAAAACCGCTGCCTGGTGCCTTCAAATACGGATATAGCAGCGGCTTTTGCTCGGCTGTTATAGGCATACCCATCAGGGCTCACCACCCCTGCAACTTGCAAGGCTTCTTGTAGGTTGTGGTGAATGATGTAAAAAGCATCGGCAAATTTGTTATAGATCCGTTTTTGGTCATCGGTAAGTGAAACCTCTAGCGGTTCATTCTCTACCCCATCAAAGCTCAGCACCCGTGCATTATAGAGCCCAAGGGCTTTTATATCCCGTGCCACCATCTCCATTGCGGCCTGCCCTCCGGCATCGACCTGGCTGATAAAACTGGACCGGCTTTCAAAGGGGAATTCTCCAGTAGACCAGAGGCCCAGCCGTGAAGCATAAGCTAAGTGAGAGACTTCGGTGGCTCCCGTGGCGCTCACATAAATAACTCTGGCATCTGGGTGCAGGTTTTGGATTTTTAAGCCTGCTAAGCCCTGCTGAGAGGGGGCAGTAACACCCATACTGGTCACCTTCCCTACGGCTCCCCCCATGTTATGGGCTTCATCAAAGGCGATACAGCCGTCAAAGGCGTCTCCTAACCAGTCACTTATCTGCTGTAACCGGCTATAGTGATTCCCTCCATTAGACCGTGTAGAGCGCAACGTGGAATAGGTGGTAAAGAGAATGCCGTCTGGGAGTTCAATGGGCTGATTTATCTTCCAGCTTCCTTGAAGATGCACATCATCTGGATTACCCCCAAGGGCTTCCCAGTCTCGTTTAGCGTCTTCCTGTAGGGTCTTTGACATAGAAACCCACACCGCCTTTTTCCGTCCCTGTAAGACGTTATCCATGATGATGCCTGCTACCTGTCGTCCCTTCCCGCAGCCGGTGCCATCGCCAAGGAAATAGCCTCGTCGAAACTGCACCGCATCTGGATTACTGGGCACGGTTGGTTCTGTAGTTTCTCCGTCATCAGTTACCAGGAAATAACCATTGAGGAACCCCTGGTGAGCGTTCCCGGCATAAGTAACAGTCTCGATCTGAGCATCAGACAATACCCCCTCTGCGATCACTGCTTTTGGCAGCACCGGTTTATAGCTTGGCTCTGGTGGAAGCACCACCGACATGGCCTGACTTTCAACCAGATCCGTTGGATGTGGGTGGGCTCCTGCAATCTCGATTCGTTTTGGTTTGTAGCGCTCAAAGGTAGTGTCATCAACGCCGCCACTATCATTGACCGGCATTCCGATAACCCGGTACTCCACGTCCACCACATCGGTAAGGTCAATGGTGGGAGCCGATGACGGTGTTTCGATAATGGCCTTTGCCTTTGCCAGTGTGCGCTGTCGCTTTACCCGTGCAACCTTGGGGGCTTCTTCAACCGGGGGTACTTGGACCGGAGGTGACTCAGATGCGATCCCAGGCGCTGCCGGTGGCAGCTCTTTAGGGTCCTGGCCAACGGGAATACTCACTGGTGCTGGGGTTACTGCCGGTGGAGTTACTTTCTTTTTAAGAACTGGCCGAGGGGTGGCCCGTCGTGGCGGAGCTTTCTTTGCTGGCGTTGGTCTATCGGGAACGGCATAGACGAGCCGTGCTCCCTCTGGAGAATGCCGTGGCGGGAGGGCATGAACTTCACGGAGTAGCTCATGGCTTTTTAGTGGGGCATTCCCTATCGGAACAAAGGTAGTGGGATCGGGAGCTGGGACCTTATCAAATACCGTGACCCGTGCAGCAAAGGTGGTCCCATGTTTAGCAAATGCCTGTTTATCCACAGCAAAGGAGCCGATGACGGTGGCTTGCTCTTGAATCTTTGGAAAGTGCTTTCCCCAGGTCTTGCTGCCAGGTTTGAAGTTTTCACCCGTTATCAGCACCATGCGGCCACCAGGGGAGAGCCTATCGAGGGCTGCTTGCAGGTGCTTTAAGGTGGTGCCGGTGTTAGCCCGTCTGAGTCCTGGTGAGTGGGAAAATGGAGGATTGGCAATAATCACCGATGGCTTTATGCCAAGGGGGAGCCGGTCATGGAGCTGTTCTGCGTTGAGCTTAAAGGTGCGCTCTGGGTCAAAGATTCGGCCAAGGATTGCATGGCGTTTATCTGAGAGGTCATTAACGATCACTTCAGCACCATTGAGCTTAGCCATGGTTGCAATGATGCCGGTTCCGGCGCTTGGTTCTACAAACACGTCATTCGGGGTAACCCGTGCGGCTCGCATTGCGATATAGGCCAGTGGCAGGGGCGTTGAGAACTGTTGAAATTTTTCTTGTTCAGCAGACCGGCTTGAATGGGTAAGGCAGAGGTCTTGTTTATCCCGTAGGTAGTTCAGCACCTGCGGGGGACTCCACTGCTGATTTTTAATGCTCCTTGCAGCTGAGTGAAGCAGCATCACCAGGGCAACCTCTTCTGCCTCATAGACATCTTTATGGCTCCAAAGAAGAGAGTTTGAATCACCACCAAACTCTTTAGACATCCAACCGCCACTTTTATAAAGCTCAGTTTTTAAGCCTGCTCGAAAGGCTTTTCGTTGTTCTTTGTCGAGAGGAACATCAACCTGTAACCGAGTGGCTATCGTCCTTGCGACATTAAAGAGTTTTTCTGCGTACTGCTCTGGGGCAAGGGCTCGTTTTGTAGGTGCAGCTCCCCCGTTTAGTTCTGATTCAGGGACAGCGCTTGGCACTGGGCGCATTGCCCCCGACAGCAATGAAGGGACTTCATGGATCATTAATTACAGCGTTGACTAAAATAGAACGCCGTTTTACTACAAAGGAGAGGCTTACTAAACTTTTTCTTCTAATGAGATCCCATTGACACCAATTGCGACAACACAGCAGCTTGAGATTACCGAGGATGGCCAGGGTTTAACGGGCATTCAACCGGCTGTATAGGTGGGCCAGACTCAAAAGCAGTATCGGGCACCCCTTACCGCAGTCCATGAGCAGGAACGGCTCTATCGATTTGGGCCAAAGGTGTTGAGTACGAAGGAATTGCTTTCTGTTTAAGTACCTCGCTGGTCCTAGTCATTATTAAATTCACCTTGTTTATACGCATCCATGAGAAAGTTCTTCATAA is a genomic window containing:
- a CDS encoding strawberry notch family protein, translated to MIHEVPSLLSGAMRPVPSAVPESELNGGAAPTKRALAPEQYAEKLFNVARTIATRLQVDVPLDKEQRKAFRAGLKTELYKSGGWMSKEFGGDSNSLLWSHKDVYEAEEVALVMLLHSAARSIKNQQWSPPQVLNYLRDKQDLCLTHSSRSAEQEKFQQFSTPLPLAYIAMRAARVTPNDVFVEPSAGTGIIATMAKLNGAEVIVNDLSDKRHAILGRIFDPERTFKLNAEQLHDRLPLGIKPSVIIANPPFSHSPGLRRANTGTTLKHLQAALDRLSPGGRMVLITGENFKPGSKTWGKHFPKIQEQATVIGSFAVDKQAFAKHGTTFAARVTVFDKVPAPDPTTFVPIGNAPLKSHELLREVHALPPRHSPEGARLVYAVPDRPTPAKKAPPRRATPRPVLKKKVTPPAVTPAPVSIPVGQDPKELPPAAPGIASESPPVQVPPVEEAPKVARVKRQRTLAKAKAIIETPSSAPTIDLTDVVDVEYRVIGMPVNDSGGVDDTTFERYKPKRIEIAGAHPHPTDLVESQAMSVVLPPEPSYKPVLPKAVIAEGVLSDAQIETVTYAGNAHQGFLNGYFLVTDDGETTEPTVPSNPDAVQFRRGYFLGDGTGCGKGRQVAGIIMDNVLQGRKKAVWVSMSKTLQEDAKRDWEALGGNPDDVHLQGSWKINQPIELPDGILFTTYSTLRSTRSNGGNHYSRLQQISDWLGDAFDGCIAFDEAHNMGGAVGKVTSMGVTAPSQQGLAGLKIQNLHPDARVIYVSATGATEVSHLAYASRLGLWSTGEFPFESRSSFISQVDAGGQAAMEMVARDIKALGLYNARVLSFDGVENEPLEVSLTDDQKRIYNKFADAFYIIHHNLQEALQVAGVVSPDGYAYNSRAKAAAISVFEGTRQRFFNHLLTSMKTPEMIEAIEDDLAHERSCVIQIVSTNEAILDRKLSSVPVGERDNLQIDFTPREGILEYLDRSFPTTLFEPYEDEYGNIRSRIVKDAEDNPVQCQRALEMKEDLIKELMLLPEMPGALEQILFHFGEESVAEVTGRSQRILYDPDSGRYHASKRGARANSEETKAFQSGEKRILVFSQAGGTGRSYHASLACQNQQRRVHYLLEPGWNAATAIQGFGRTHRTHQASAPIVRVVSTDVLGERRFTATISRRIGQLGALTRGQRDAAGQGVFTAENNLESDYAKYALSLFYNRMAQNRIEGMSCAEFEDITGLALKTREGAIKADMPPMSRFLNRMLALPIEKQNFIFGEFEALHMGAIEAAKESGKYDKGVKALRDSTFTLVGNTLLYTHPTTESTTTCLELDVKTKVSILSSDAALTQVKKDYPDDWYERLYQNAESKNAAVRIKARPVTNKNGVLEERVGLLRPNTTLMSRVDTFEASNWRKVLIDEWKQAWDAQVAKLPTHTESKGYLVSGLLLPVWDTMSQEDPTVYKIELTNGERVLGRMIAPESVEEISKAMGVSADISLTPAEVYNAVLHDGSQIPLGSGYVLKRSMVEQQCRIEVTGKISDATAKLLEQAGCQYERIRWDARYFIPVDDEGVVGTGVVGNVMELFGRGIRQ